A window of Parambassis ranga chromosome 10, fParRan2.1, whole genome shotgun sequence contains these coding sequences:
- the cabp2b gene encoding calcium-binding protein 2 has protein sequence MGNCTKPSKDTMKKDRELRPEEIEELREAFVEFDKHKDGYIRHRDLGECMRTMGYMPTEMELIELSQQICGGKLDFEDFVELMGPKMLAETADMIGVKELRDAFKEFDSNGDGLISLMELREAMKKLMGEQVTNREINEILRDVDLNGDGLVDFEEFVRMMSR, from the exons ATGGGCAACTGCACCAAACCATCTAAAGATACCATGAAGAAG GACAGAGAGCTGAGACCAGAAGAGATTGAAG AGCTCCGTGAGGCATTTGTGGAGTTCGATAAGCATAAAGATGGTTACATCCGTCATAGAGACCTGGGAGAGTGCATGAGGACGATGGGATACATGCCCACTGAGATGGAGCTCATCGAGCTGAGCCAGCAGATCT gtgGAGGTAAACTAGACTTTGAGGACTTTGTGGAGCTGATGGGACCAAAGATGCTCGCAGAGACAGCCGACATGATCGGAGTTAAAGAACTCCGAGATGCATTCAAAGAG TTTGACTCTAATGGTGATGGTCTGATCAGTTTAATGGAGCTGCGTGAGGCCATGAAGAAGCTGATGGGCGAACAAGTGACCAACAGAGAAATAAATGAGATCCTCAGAGACGTCGACCTCAATGGAGATGGCCTGGTGGACTTTGAGG agtttgTGCGAATGATGTCCCGCTGA
- the LOC114442513 gene encoding beta-crystallin B1-like, with translation MSSGDKSKTSSQTDGKAAQSKKSEMGMMSYKMYVFDQENFQGRMIEICNECMNVCEMGMDRVRSLRVECGPFVGFEQMNFCGEMYILEKGEYPRWDSWSNCQRNDYLLSFRPVRMDPEKHKICLYEVGEFKGRKMEIMDDDVPSMFSYGFTDRVGSIMVSCGTWVGYQFPGYRGSQYLLEKGDYRHFNEYGARCPQFQSVRRIRDMQWHQQGCYTMASK, from the exons ATGTCCAGTGGAGATAAGTCCAAGACTTCTTCCCAGACCGATGGGAAGGCTGCTCAGAGCAAGAAGTCTGAGATGGGAATGATGTCCTACAAG ATGTACGTGTTCGACCAGGAGAACTTCCAGGGTCGCATGATCGAGATCTGCAATGagtgcatgaatgtgtgtgagatggGCATGGACCGCGTGCGTTCCCTGCGTGTTGAGTGTGGACC CTTCGTGGGATTTGAGCAGATGAACTTCTGCGGTGAGATGTACATCCTGGAGAAGGGAGAGTATCCTCGCTGGGACTCTTGGAGCAACTGCCAGAGGAATGACTACCTGCTGTCCTTCAGGCCCGTCAGAATG GACCCCGAGAAGCACAAGATCTGCCTGTACGAGGTGGGAGAGTTCAAGGGCCGCAAGATGGAGATCATGGACGATGATGTTCCTAGCATGTTCTCCTATGGCTTCACCGACAGAGTGGGCAGCATCATGGTCAGCTGTGGAAC ctggGTGGGATACCAGTTCCCTGGATACCGTGGCAGCCAGTACCTGCTGGAGAAGGGTGACTACAGGCACTTCAATGAGTATGGTGCCCGTTGTCCTCAGTTCCAGTCTGTGAGGCGTATCCGTGACATGCAGTGGCACCAACAGGGCTGCTACACCATGGCCAGCAAGTGA